In Ahaetulla prasina isolate Xishuangbanna chromosome 10, ASM2864084v1, whole genome shotgun sequence, the genomic window tgctctccgagcttggtaattttcttgcaggcgtttcatgacccaactagagaacctcatcagtgctatggggctgaggaggaggaggaggaggaggaggcctgtggggtccttcgtgctctctgagctgggttgttttcttgcagacatttcatgacccaactagggaacctcatcagtgctagaaggaggggAGTTTAGAAGGAGGCGGAGGAGACCTGTGGGGTTTTCTTGGGGTtctctttcttgcagacatttcatgacccaattaaaTAGCATCATCTGTGGGGAACTATTTGTCCGTCTGTCCATATGCaagttcagggggaaaaaaccacaccTTTATTTACAAGGAGTCTTTGGCTTACAAGTTACATCCAGAGCTGAGAGCAGAACTTCCCGTGTTAAGCAAAAGGGCCAGTTAACAGCAGTGCCTAAGCGAATCACACagccattaagcgaatctggcttcctcttttGACTTTGCTTTTCGGAAATTGCCCGGGAAGGTTGCTAATAGTGATCATGTGGCACACACGCATACCCCGGGattctacaactgtcataaatacctgTTGGTACACCTGAATTTTTGATCCCATGCCTATAAGCGGAAGGACTGGTTGCcggtcattttttttcaatgccactttagttagaataacaaaatagaagacctccaaggaagggaccttggaggtcttctagtccaaccccctggaaaggattgtaagttgaggacaacttgtatgaacaaatttatatggctgcccagttTACGCATATAGTGGCTGACACCCAGGTCTGTATTTACATGATAAATAATCTTTCGTTTTGGACACAAAAAGGTTAGTTGATACGAGCGCACTCCGTTCAAAATTGGAAACTTTAATTAGACCCTGACTGATTAACGGTTCCAagtctcttttccttttccttttttttcctgtgtttATCCCCGCTGAGATTTCTCTCTTTTACAAATTGGTTTCAGTGGGAAATCACCTTTTGGATGCTCTAAGGTCCTTTAAGGATGTCTGAGAAAAgagtttatttgtttaattattacatttattggCTGTCCAACTTACCCACAGggcaactctgggtggtttacaatatgaaaaagtataataatataaatgcagtatcacaaaatataaatatatagttagcatggtgttttttcagccttggcaactttaagacttgtggacttcaactcccagaattccccagctacgtCTTTCTTCCCCAACGTGAGGTCCTTAAGTGTGCTAGGACTACCACACCCAGAATTCCCATAGTTTGGTCCCATGCTCATTTGGAATTCTGGGCAATTGAGGTCCTTTCTCTTTGGAATGTACCATTTGCGGGGGAAGAGAGTAGGTCTGGTCCATTCTGTCTCCATCAAAATCACTGTCTCGTTGGTGCCAAGAATTAGTGTTCAACATTGTCTGTGTGTTGCTCCCACCCCGCAGGAGGGCTGCCCCACCCAAAGGGGATGGTGGCAGAGAAATTGCCCCCCTGGCTGCAGCGTTACGTGGATCGAGTGTCTTCCCTCGGAGTCTTTGGAGGAAAGCCAGCCAACCATGTCTTGGTGAATGAATACCAAGCCGGCCAGGGCATCATGGTAAccatttcctctccccctcctctttttctctcagAGTGGGGGTCCTTTACTAATTCTCGGTTTGCTTGCAGCCGCACGAAGATGGACCACTATATTATCCCATTGTTACCACCATCAATCTGGGGTCACACACCCTCCTGGACTTCTACCACCCCATCACCGGAGAAGCGCCCCCCGAAAGCCAAGAGGTGAGGTCAAAACACAAAAATCACAACCATCCTCCAACTTCACAATTAATCCTCGATTATGACCCCAATGGAGTCCCAAATCCCCATTTGCTAAGCGAgagagtttttaagtgagttttgccctattttacgccTTTTCATCCCATagctgttacgtgaatcactgcagaggttaagttagtaacaccgttgttaagtggatcttaagcttcctcattgacttggcttgtcagaaaagcacaaaaggggatcgctgtgaacatcataaatatgagtcatttgtcaagtgtctgaattttgatcatgtgaccacggggatgttgcagcggtcgtaagcatgaaaactggttataagtcaatttttcagtgctattgaaaAGAGAAggcaaaatagaatagagaacagaatagagtagaacaaaatatagaagaatacaatacaatacaatacaatagaaaacaCAAtagaaaacacaaaacacaatacaactggtagactaccgtatatactcgagtataagccgagtttttcagcacgttttttgtgttgaaaaacgtcccctcggcttatactcgagtatatacggcttatactcgagtttttttttttcttctttttttcacattataccggatggcgcaaacttggcgggcttttgcattagcgcggggaagccctgccggtgcagtgagagggcggggcgggggagccgccagccttctcggctgagggagggagggttttcccgaccggtagctgcctcatttcccaccctcggcttatactcgagtccccagtttaccccagttttttggggtaaaattggggacctcggcttatactcggatcggcttatattcgagtatatacggtaatatagaatagaacagagcagaacagaacagaacggaattctttattgtccaaatgtgattggacacacaagaaatggtCACTTAgcaaatggttataaattgaggactgcctctaGTAGCCTCTACTCCAGAGCAGAGTTTCTTCAGCCCCTCACttgaagatgggtagacttcatgGCTGCATGGAACTGGCTGGCATTCATTTGATGCAGGCTTGTTAAAGGAAGAATCTGGCTCTGAGCATCTGGTGTTGTAAATTATCTTTTTTCCAACCGTGTGAGCTTTTTCCCTCTGCAGACTTCGGCCCCGCAGACCCAGGAGGAGCGCCacgctttctccctccttctgaaGCCCCGCAGCCTCCTGGTCTTGCAGGAAGACATGTATGTGCGCTACCTTCATGGCATCCGCCCCGTCTCAACGGACACCGTGACGCAGAAAGTGGCTAACGCCGGCCTGTGTGGCTGCGAGATTGGGGACACGTTGCCGCGTCAGACCCGGGTGTCTCTCACCATCCGCCACGTCCCCAAAGTGCTAAAAACGTCCATTATTCTCGGCCGGAGGAAGTGACCGGTGTTTTGCATGGCAGGGGTGGTGCCCCCAGGAGGCGGTGAGAGGGAAGAGCTGCGAGCCCCCCACTCAAAATCACCAGCGCTGGGTGCAGAATGCAGCTTCTAACAGACATTGGCATGCTTGGCCCACAAAAggctattttttccccagcatGCTAAAATTATGCAAATAAACTCCCAAGAATTGTACGCAGTTTATTCGGCATTTCCTAATTAGGTCAAGGATGAAACGATTTCAAAGCTTTGCCCTCCGGCCGGTGTTCAAATGTTTTCAAAGATTAAGGTTCTCCAGGTGTTCCCAGAAAATTATGTTTATGATgtcaggaaggcaggcaagcggctttaaaaaattgtttttaaaaaaaaaggaagagagagagggattttTCTCAAACTGCCCTGGAGGCCAATTATGAACATCTTTTCTGCCTGTGATGgacaaagtttattttatttattaaatttccatacTGTCCTCCACACCTGAATTGTGCGATGTCTCCGTCAGCCATCCGACTAGCGGAGACAGATAATGGGACCTGTAGTTCAGGAACACCGAGAGGGTCATTCTTCCCACCAAACCTTTTTGGTTAGCCATCTATTAGGTCAGACTAtaaattgaagaaagaaaaatcacAATTACACACTCGGCCCGTTTTGATGCTCTTCTTGGATGCTTCAaacgcaggtagtcctccacttaacgaccagaattgagcccaaaatttctgtggctaagcaagacagctgttaaagtgagttttgctccattgtaCGATTTATCTTGCTGCCGTTGTCAATGTGAACCATTGCAGTTAGTTACGGGGTTGTGaactgaacctggcttccccattgactttgcttgtcagaaggtcgcaaaaggggaccacgtgaccccgggacgctgcaaccgtcataaatacgagtcagttgccaagcatctgaattttgattacgtgaccacggggatgctgcagcggtcataagtgtgaaaaacggtcataaatcacttttctcagtgttgtaactttgaatggtcactcaaaCATTCTTCCCAGTATCAAGTTCAAATAGAAATAAATTGTGGAGGGAGGTTTTCTTTACAAACGTTATAGTATTatcaattttttaataaaaagaatgcTGTCAGAAATAAACAGTCTGCTGGATATCTATCTtttgggagtcctcgacttacgactacactTGGcagcagaatttctgttgctaagcaaggcagttactaAATGAGTCGTTCATGATTTTAAGACTCTTTGCCTTcgtggttaagcgaatcacctgGTCGTTGAGCGAATCCAGCTTGCCCCTTTGGTATTTCTTTTcaaaagccacctgggaaagtcgcaaattgtgatcacgtgaccctgggatgggTCCTTTGAAGAAATCtagaataacatttttttttcttttttaagatgtTGAAAAATATCTTATTTGCACCTGCCTCTCCCAGATTGaagcttctgcaaaaaaaaaaaaaatgcaaaacctTTTAGTCTGTCGTCGGCTTCCTTGTTTGGTTTTGTGTAATTGTGATGATTTTGTCTGCTTTTTTGGACTCTGGAGCCCAGCTTTGGTGGCTGTTTGGGGCCAAAGGTCTTCCTGACTTTTACACTGTTCTAGGTTATCAGGTTTCCGAATTGTACTTCCTTAAACTGTGGTTGGGGCTTTTCGGTGCGAAGAAATAAAGCACATTTTGGGAAGTGTGGTGTTTGTAGCTACAGTGAATATGTtccagatgaatagaatagaatagaattctgtattggccaagtgtgattggacacacaaggaatttgtcttgtgcatatgctttcagtgtgcataaaagaaaagatgcgttcatcaagaattctaaggtacaacacttaatgatggtcatagggtacaaataagcaatcaggaaacaatatcaatatcaatcgtaaggatacaaacagttTTTTCAACCTGAGccactttaagaggggtggactccaactcccagaatcccccagccctcAGGTTTAGAAACAAAAGGCCGGTTTCCTATGCCTGTCACTCAAAGGGCTGAGTCAGTTGCAAACTATGGGGGAGACCATTGTCCCTCAGCCTGCAGATTCAGTTTTAGAACCATAGAACCCTAGggctgaaagggactttggaggtcttctagtccaaccccctgcccaagccaaGAGATCTAattccatcccagacaaatggttgtccaaggaATCCAGCTGGATTTGTGATATGTGTGGGTGGGGTTTTGCAGTGAAGAactctggctgggggattctgggagttgaagtccacaaatcttaaaaattgCCCAGGTTGGACACTTGTGTTAAAGGATCTCTGGAGGCTAAACCGTATGATGAACGACCGAAGGGATTAGACATGCCTACTCTaaacgaagagaaggaccagaggtgacATGTTCATTGTCTTCCAGTAATTGAGGGGCTATTACAGAGAAGAGGGGGATCAATCTATTTATTATGgatttgttctccaaagcaggggtctccaaccttggcaactttaagcctgacggacttcagctcccagaatcccccagccagagtTCTTCACTGCAAAACCTCATGTTCACACATTGCAAAAtgcagttgaagtctgccaggcttaaagttgccaaggttggagacccctgctccaaagcacctgatggctggacaagaagcagtgggtggaaactcactagagagagagaagtaacctagaaataaggaggaagttcctgacagtgagaacaattaaccagtggtacGACTCGTCACTAGAAGTTTTGGGGTGCTTCATCatgggaggttttaaagaagagattgggcagccatttgtctggaattatAGAAGATCtgccttgagcagtgggttggactagaagacctctaaggtcccttccaattcttgttattattgtccaaagcacctgagggcagggcaagaagcaacaggtggaaactaaccaatgagggaagcaacctggaactaaggagaaatttcctgacggaacaattcaccagtggaacggcttatctccagaggttgtggatgctccatctctggaggtcttcaagaaacatctggatgaccatttgtccaaGAGGGTAGAgtaaaagtctcctgcttgagcagggggttggactagaacaggggtctccaaccttggcaacttgaagacttgtgaacttcaacttctgggagttgaagtccacaagtcttcaagttgccaaggttggagacccctggactagaagacctccaaggtctcttccagccttactatcctatgttctatgttcttacGTTCAACGAACCTCCCTTCCCTGGGTGGGGCACTCACCTGTCCAGCCCCACCGGGCTTGGAAAACGGCAGGTGGCATATGTGACTTTGGCACCGTGCCCTGCCGGAGAAGCAGCTGCCACCCAGAGCTGGAAATGGGTTGGGCCAGGTCCTTTCGCCCCAAGAGAATCGAGTTACCTGCCAACCCTCCCTGCTTGCCTTCCTGGCGCAGGTGAGCTGGAGAGCCGCTCTCTGCTTGAAGAGCAGAAGAAGCAAACctgggcagggttttttttttcaggtttccCCCGCCAAGCCTGTGCTGGGCATTTGCACACCTGTTTTCCGTCAcgttggccaaggaggaagaggatggcGCTCTCTGTCCCGGTCCTTGTTTGTCACCCGTTTAATGATTGACAGGCAGGGGAAATGCAGCAGCTCAGAGAGAGGATCCTGGCTTCTGGATGGCAGGTAGATTCGGAGTTTCTCTTTCGGGGAGGGAGGAATTGCTGCGCTGCCTGAAGTTGGGGTCCCCTCTgagccttgggggggggcagcAACCTGCCAGGGAGGTTGCAAAGTCTCGGTGCCAGCCCTTTTCTCCCACGCGGGTTCTTTTGGTCGTGGGAGTGAGTTTGCAAAAGCTGCAGGACTGAAAATTGAGCGCCGTGAAAATTCAACCTGCTTGTCTCGATGATCTGTGCAAGGCGGGGCTGCAGGTTGAAATGACAGGTGATTGATGGACACGCTAAGAGGGActggaattctctctctctctctctctctctctctcacacacacacacacacacacacacacacacacgcgcgcgcacgCACAAGCATGCTCCGGGAAGGGGACGGGCGGTTTCTAAAGGTGATATATCAGTAAAAATAagtatttttctttgaaggctgGTGGGTCACAGGGCTCAGGCTTGGGAAAAGGCAGGGCTGAATGAAAGGTGGACTTTTAGCAAGGATGGCCGTGTGATTCAGGGGCGTCTGGTACTTTCAGGGACTTGGGAAAAAATGCCCCAGCAGGAGATGGACAGGTTGCTCAGAGGTAGGCAAGGTGCGCTCTGTACACGCTCAGAGGCTGCTGAGGGGTGCAGTAATAGACATTAGAGAAAGGATGATTCCAGTGGAAAGTTAAGGAGAATTTCCTAATTATAAAAGCAGTTGGATAAATTGGGAGAAaggcttcccttcttccttcctttcttttcatttccttcctccctccctccatccattcattcacccATTCTCTCtatattccttcctttgcttctccttccttccttccttccttccttccttccttccttccttccttccttccttccttccttccttccttccttccttccttttttactcctcctttccctttccctttccctttcctgggtaaattcctctgaatacaacaaaataccttatgccaccagacttgaaatcttgaatttagaaaacttagaacgccgccgccttcgacagaacctgtgtttaactcatagaatcatctactgcaatgtccttcctgttgaagactacttcagcttcaatcgcaataatacaagagcaaacaatagatttaaactcaatgttaaccgcttcaatcttgattgcagaaaatatgacttctgtaacagagttattaatacttggaatacactacctgactttgtggtctcttcccaaaatctcaaaagcttcaaccaaaactatctaccattgacctcaccccattcctaagaggtctgtaaggggcatgcataagagcacaagcgtgcctaccgttcctgttctattgtttcctttcattatatccaattaatatggttgttgcatgcttatgcttatatatatatatgcttatatataggtctttggttattcgggttttctcccacgcaaaattggaagtgtcttggcgacgtttcgacgaagtctcattcgtcatcttcaggcttcagcttcgtgcttctgggagcaatgtgtgattgcagctgtttcttcctttttaactgctagtgggggtttgaactgattgggtgggagcttggctgtgctctgattggatggggttttttttgtgctctgattggctgggggtgtgtcctgtttgggtgggggcttggttgtgctcagattagtcttattgacaaacgagtccttaacacaaggaatgacaccagacccacactcacgaggtccacacaggatgtcaccaccacacatccacccagaaagcagacccaaacccacactgatcaggaagcacgaccaaggaccagaagccagaccgcagctgcaacattagccatttcaaacccctccaatccatacatgcagcagactgacacccactacgaagatgtagcacgaccacgaacatgaagccaaacagcagcagtgcagctcaccagctcaaatccccctgcaactcagactaatctgagcacaaccaaggatTGCACCCAAGTCATTCTACTTccatttgtgtattttttttacataagttgtattttttacataatgaccagtggattaatttagcaattcggtcgtgtctagctttgtaatcagtttgtgcgattttgctgcattcacatattaaatgtgaaatagtttcgactttgttgttggcagtgtggattgtcagtggatttttgtatctttgctttcatggcattagtttgtagtgcttgttcttgagtagcgaatattaaaccttctgtttctttcctgatggttcccatcttaagccatgcccatgtaaagttgtcatcacatttttcttcaatgtttttcaagtgctgtccatgcaaagctttggatttccatctatttaatctgtcatccagctgtttttccttatattctgcctttgtttctgttgtttttataatgttctctgtttttacatcctgcagcaatttttctgtactttggttcacataatcattcaaacttcgtttttcttcttccacagtttgatggatttgcaatagccctctgccccctatttttcttggcaggtacaacctgtcgatgtcacttcgtggatgtaaagcatggtacatattcaaaagtttccgtgttttccggtccaagttttccagttcagccaaaatccagttgatgattccaactgagtagcgtatcactggaactgcccatgtatgaatgcctttaattatgtttccagcattcagctttgattttaatattttgcggaccctcctgatgtattccttttgcattgactctttgacttttccattcaaaatgttatctgcttccaatttgcctaggtatttgtaaccatcatcctttgctaatgcttttactatgtttccatttcccagttctattccttctgttttttccatttttccttgctgcatggataatatagcagatttttcaagtccaaagttcattttgatgtcgatgataatgatgatgatgatgataacaataACAGCAGTGGGAGGGAGATGgaattttttgggaaaaaataagGGTTTGCAAAAATGTGGGGCTATTTTTCATGCATAAACAAAAGCATACATACAGGGAACAAACCCTGAACATAAATTATAAACCGAAGAagtcaggaaagaaagaaaaatgtttgcaCACACCTTTGTAAAGGATGTGGCTGTTCTCCCCTGGAGCCAGATGAGCTGTAGTTATATAAATACACTTGGCACGTGCCTGATGTGCTGTGTTAAATAAATGCAGTCTGTGCACACCCATGTTGTGACTGctgttatttattcattcagcGCCGTGCGCCTTCAAGGCTGTGCAAAATTAAAAGTAGATTTGCATGCCATAAAGCAGATCAGAGGCAATAAAAACAGGTATTCCGGGATCTCTAATTGCAAAGGGAATAATCACCTCTTTAGCATGGATCGAAACTTTAGCCAAGTTGGTGCGTGAATCATTTGGAGGGCAAAATGCTAAAAATCGATATATATTGTCAAAGTCTGCCTGAAAAAGCCTGCTTCTTCTGACGCtggcttcttctttctttctttctttctttctttctttctttccttccttccttccttccttccttccttccttccttccttccttccttccttccttccttccttccttccttccttccttccttccttccttccttccttttgttttctaGAAGTCTGAACAGGATTCTCCAGATAAGGCTGGCAAGAGGATTTTGCCTTCTTTGAAGCCAGTGGGAGCAAACCGGAGGCATTTGGGGTTTTCTCCACCTCCAGGGGAGTTTTGGGAAACCAACATTTGGGATGCAGGGAAGAGCTGTGAACTTTGACCTTTTCCCGGATAAGCGGAGATGCCACAGATGGTCTGGGGAGCCGATGACGCCAGTAAATACTGCTTGCAACCTTTGCATGGTGACTGTAGAGAAACGGATCAGGTGAGGGGAATGAGCTTCTTAGGAgaacaagtagtccttgtttaatgaccacaattggaaccgacagttgttaaatgaagcggtcactaaatggaaaaatcacatgactgcagtggTGCTTTCCATTTCT contains:
- the ALKBH6 gene encoding alpha-ketoglutarate-dependent dioxygenase alkB homolog 6 → MADPGSERPKVWVMEPFRVAKSPPAAYYIPDFIDEEEEQYLWQQIYNAPKPKWTQLSGRRLQNWGGLPHPKGMVAEKLPPWLQRYVDRVSSLGVFGGKPANHVLVNEYQAGQGIMPHEDGPLYYPIVTTINLGSHTLLDFYHPITGEAPPESQETSAPQTQEERHAFSLLLKPRSLLVLQEDMYVRYLHGIRPVSTDTVTQKVANAGLCGCEIGDTLPRQTRVSLTIRHVPKVLKTSIILGRRK